A single region of the Erythrobacter sp. genome encodes:
- a CDS encoding NYN domain-containing protein, producing the protein MVQPIAHNIALLIDADNASHAAIDPVLTVLAELGQVNIRRAYGNWRKTSLKGWIDKMHRYGIEPQQQFDLTKGKNATDMKMTIDALDLLYGGRVHGFGIMSSDSDFMPLAMRIRQDGLPVYGFGGAKTPEAFREACTRFIDVNALLRADKAEKSGGSRRGSGKAAASTGANGAGDTAASGEIGEDLLNLLVDAYNASKRDENGYAKLSEVGQRAGNRSSFDTRNYGFTRLYDMLDAIPNFALERRKDGEVWVKRLR; encoded by the coding sequence ATGGTCCAACCAATCGCTCACAACATCGCCCTCCTGATCGATGCCGACAATGCCAGCCATGCGGCGATCGACCCGGTACTGACCGTCCTTGCAGAGCTCGGGCAGGTCAACATCCGCCGCGCCTATGGCAATTGGCGCAAGACCAGTCTCAAGGGCTGGATCGACAAGATGCACCGTTACGGCATCGAGCCGCAGCAGCAGTTCGACCTCACCAAGGGCAAGAACGCGACCGACATGAAGATGACGATCGACGCGCTCGACCTGCTTTATGGCGGGCGGGTGCACGGGTTCGGGATCATGAGTTCGGACAGCGATTTCATGCCGCTCGCGATGCGCATCCGGCAGGACGGCCTGCCGGTCTACGGCTTCGGCGGGGCCAAGACCCCCGAAGCCTTCCGCGAGGCTTGCACCCGCTTCATCGACGTCAACGCCCTGTTGCGCGCGGACAAAGCGGAGAAAAGCGGCGGCTCGCGGCGCGGATCGGGCAAGGCCGCGGCTTCCACCGGCGCGAACGGGGCGGGCGACACGGCCGCTTCGGGCGAGATCGGCGAGGACCTGCTCAACCTGCTGGTCGACGCCTACAACGCCTCGAAACGCGACGAGAACGGCTATGCCAAGCTGTCCGAAGTCGGCCAGCGCGCGGGCAACCGGTCGAGCTTCGATACGCGCAATTACGGCTTCACCCGGCTCTACGATATGCTCGATGCGATCCCCAATTTCGCGCTCGAGCGGCGTAAGGACGGGGAAGTCTGGGTCAAGCGGCTGCGCTGA
- a CDS encoding tetratricopeptide repeat protein has translation MTTRHPRKPLSGLALAIALATGTAVVATAVLPAEAQAQRAKKRDKKKKQDEGAPELSDEFRKAFLPVQEGMNGENPDYAALKPQIEQLIQIAQSNDEKFFTGNVAYNAGARLEDQTLQLTGMELMLAGGKVPADQLGRYNFIAYQLANGMDQYDKARRYLQASIDNNFTTDTIGRSDLQIAMAESYFGQNSVQQGLDYLSGAIADKKAAGEDVPEQWYRRGITVAYENQVTPELYDMATMWIADYPSTSNWRDAINLTRNLNTFEGGEILDLLRLSRRVEAMGDVSDYEYYVEAADPRRLPKEVRDVIEEGYASGTVSRDNLYLSEALELASGRIESDRADLPALETDAMAADAGLRLVAGAADAFLSYDQYAKAETFYEKALAMPGVEKNEAQLRLAIAKIELGKYDEARELLAGIEGKRAPIAKLWAAYADAEQGSAASPMTGG, from the coding sequence ATGACGACCCGCCACCCCCGCAAGCCGCTTTCCGGTCTTGCCCTCGCCATCGCGCTCGCCACCGGCACTGCCGTTGTGGCGACCGCCGTGCTGCCGGCCGAGGCGCAGGCCCAGCGGGCGAAGAAGCGTGACAAGAAGAAAAAGCAGGACGAAGGCGCGCCCGAGCTTTCGGACGAATTCCGCAAGGCGTTCCTGCCGGTGCAGGAAGGCATGAACGGCGAGAATCCCGACTACGCCGCTCTCAAGCCGCAGATCGAGCAGCTGATCCAGATCGCGCAGTCGAACGACGAGAAGTTCTTCACCGGCAATGTCGCCTATAATGCCGGCGCGCGGCTCGAAGACCAGACGCTCCAGCTGACGGGCATGGAGCTGATGCTCGCCGGCGGAAAGGTGCCTGCCGACCAGCTCGGCCGCTACAACTTCATCGCCTACCAGCTGGCCAACGGCATGGACCAGTACGACAAGGCGCGGCGTTACCTGCAGGCGTCGATCGACAACAACTTCACGACCGACACGATCGGCCGCTCCGACCTCCAGATCGCGATGGCGGAAAGCTATTTCGGCCAGAACAGCGTGCAGCAGGGGCTCGATTACCTCTCCGGCGCGATCGCCGACAAGAAGGCGGCGGGCGAGGACGTGCCCGAACAATGGTATCGCCGCGGGATCACGGTCGCCTATGAAAACCAGGTCACGCCCGAGCTGTACGACATGGCGACCATGTGGATCGCCGATTACCCGAGCACATCGAACTGGCGCGACGCGATCAACCTGACGCGCAATCTCAACACCTTCGAAGGCGGCGAGATTCTCGACCTCCTGCGGCTCAGCCGCCGGGTCGAGGCGATGGGCGACGTGTCGGACTATGAATATTACGTCGAAGCCGCCGACCCGCGCCGCCTGCCCAAGGAAGTGCGCGACGTGATCGAGGAAGGCTATGCCTCGGGCACGGTGAGCCGCGACAACCTCTACCTGTCCGAAGCGCTCGAGCTTGCCTCGGGCCGGATCGAGAGCGACCGTGCGGACCTTCCCGCGCTCGAAACCGACGCCATGGCGGCGGATGCGGGCCTGCGGCTCGTCGCGGGGGCGGCCGATGCCTTCCTGAGCTACGACCAGTATGCCAAGGCCGAAACCTTCTACGAGAAGGCGCTCGCCATGCCGGGCGTCGAGAAGAACGAGGCGCAACTGCGCCTCGCGATCGCCAAGATCGAGCTGGGCAAGTACGATGAAGCGCGCGAACTGCTGGCCGGGATCGAGGGCAAGCGCGCCCCGATCGCCAAGCTCTGGGCGGCCTATGCCGATGCCGAACAGGGCAGTGCGGCGAGCCCGATGACCGGCGGCTGA
- a CDS encoding lysoplasmalogenase family protein encodes MAKRALVEHRPWLLASVIAATAYYFLWNNPVGEGVWGILLKGAGVGLLAVYAMRRTRGVDGAILVIALALSAAGDMAIMLSFEAGGALFLLSHLVAVGLYARNLRENPAASQRLLALALVVAAPLLSWLLSARLDIAAYGAVLGAMAAGAWLSRFPRYRVGLGAVLFVASDWLLFSRLGPIDLAPLPDLFVWPLYYVGQVMIATGVVQTLRADHES; translated from the coding sequence ATGGCGAAACGCGCGCTGGTCGAACACCGGCCCTGGCTGCTGGCGAGCGTGATCGCGGCCACCGCCTATTATTTCCTTTGGAACAACCCCGTCGGCGAAGGCGTCTGGGGCATTCTCCTGAAAGGTGCGGGCGTCGGCCTGCTTGCGGTCTATGCCATGCGCCGGACGCGCGGCGTGGACGGGGCGATCCTCGTCATCGCACTCGCGTTGTCGGCTGCGGGCGACATGGCGATCATGCTCTCTTTCGAGGCCGGAGGGGCGCTGTTCCTGCTCTCGCATCTCGTCGCGGTCGGGCTTTACGCCCGCAACCTGCGCGAAAATCCCGCGGCGAGCCAGCGGCTGCTCGCGCTCGCACTGGTCGTTGCCGCGCCGCTCCTGTCGTGGTTGCTCAGCGCCCGGCTCGACATCGCCGCCTATGGCGCGGTGCTCGGCGCGATGGCGGCGGGGGCGTGGCTGAGCCGTTTCCCGCGCTACCGGGTGGGGCTGGGAGCGGTGCTGTTCGTGGCGAGCGACTGGCTGCTGTTCAGCCGCCTTGGCCCCATCGACCTCGCGCCGTTGCCCGACCTCTTCGTCTGGCCGCTCTACTATGTCGGGCAGGTGATGATCGCGACCGGCGTGGTGCAGACCCTGCGCGCCGATCACGAAAGCTGA
- a CDS encoding CinA family protein: protein MSDYLLPDEITALAERVVAENAAAGRKVALAESCTGGLVAGALTEIAGSSAVLDCGFVTYSNEAKMESLGVARDIIETFGAVSIACVWAMAQGALERSNADVAVAISGVAGPGGGTTIKPVGTVVFARATRDMDGEPEGELKHFDGGEGPGARASIRRQATLCALELLLP, encoded by the coding sequence ATGAGCGATTATCTCCTTCCCGACGAGATCACGGCGCTCGCCGAGCGGGTCGTCGCCGAGAACGCGGCGGCGGGCCGCAAGGTCGCGCTCGCCGAAAGCTGCACCGGGGGGCTGGTGGCCGGCGCGCTGACCGAGATTGCGGGCTCCTCCGCCGTGCTCGACTGCGGATTCGTGACCTATTCGAACGAGGCGAAGATGGAGTCGCTCGGCGTCGCGCGCGACATCATCGAGACTTTCGGCGCGGTGTCGATCGCCTGCGTCTGGGCAATGGCGCAGGGCGCGCTCGAACGCTCGAACGCGGACGTGGCCGTGGCGATAAGCGGGGTAGCGGGTCCGGGCGGCGGCACGACGATCAAGCCGGTCGGCACGGTCGTCTTCGCCCGCGCGACCCGCGACATGGACGGCGAGCCCGAGGGCGAGCTTAAGCATTTCGACGGCGGGGAAGGCCCCGGCGCCCGAGCTTCGATTCGGCGTCAGGCGACGCTGTGCGCGCTGGAATTGCTGTTGCCGTAA
- a CDS encoding carbonic anhydrase — MPEFAELLKGYRRFREQTWPRQRARFAETLEQGQHPKLMIIGCCDSRVDPAQIFDVDPGDIFVLRNVAALVPPYETTPGQHGVSAAVEFAVQVLEVAQVVVMGHGRCGGCQAALQRDYTEADRGEGQFLAGWITLLDEAREDVAARYGTDSREAELQMEFAAIRQSLANLRTFPWLAEREREGRLKLRGAHFSIQEGRLYSLDEATGRFEVIE; from the coding sequence ATGCCCGAATTCGCCGAATTGCTGAAAGGCTACCGCCGCTTCCGCGAGCAGACCTGGCCGCGCCAACGCGCGCGCTTTGCCGAGACGCTCGAGCAGGGCCAGCATCCCAAGCTGATGATCATCGGCTGCTGCGACAGCCGGGTGGACCCGGCGCAGATCTTCGATGTGGATCCCGGCGACATCTTCGTGCTGCGTAATGTCGCCGCGCTCGTTCCGCCTTACGAAACGACGCCCGGCCAGCACGGCGTTTCGGCAGCGGTCGAATTCGCCGTGCAGGTGCTCGAAGTCGCGCAGGTCGTCGTCATGGGGCACGGGCGCTGCGGCGGCTGCCAGGCCGCGCTCCAACGCGACTACACCGAGGCCGACCGTGGCGAAGGACAATTCCTGGCAGGGTGGATCACCCTCCTCGATGAAGCGCGCGAGGACGTCGCGGCGCGATACGGGACCGACAGCCGCGAAGCCGAGTTGCAGATGGAATTCGCCGCCATCCGCCAGAGTCTTGCGAACCTGAGAACCTTTCCCTGGCTGGCGGAGCGCGAACGCGAAGGCCGGCTCAAACTGCGCGGCGCGCATTTCTCGATTCAGGAAGGGCGGCTTTATTCGCTCGACGAGGCGACCGGGCGTTTCGAAGTCATCGAATAA
- the gyrA gene encoding DNA gyrase subunit A, with amino-acid sequence MSDDTEILDSPAPGGDYDRIDIVDEMKTSYLDYAMSVIVSRALPDVRDGLKPVHRRILYASQEGGFVAGRPYRKSAKIVGDVMGNYHPHGDAAIYDALARMTQDWSMRVPLIDGQGNFGSMDPDPPASMRYTEARLARVANTLLDDLDKDTVDFVDNYDGSTKEPSVLPARFPNLLVNGAGGIAVGMATNVPPHNLGEVIDGCLAFIENPAITSEELIEYIPGPDFPTAPLILGTSGAKAAYTTGRGSILMRCRHEVEEKRGEKRAIVLTSIPYQVGKSGLVEKIAEAAKDKRIEGISDIRDESSREGVRVVIDLKRDASPEVVLNQLWRYTPAQSSFPANMLAIRGGRPETLTLRDIVQSFIGFREEVITRRTKFELNKARERAHILLGLVVAVSNLDEVVAMIRGSSNPAEARAKLLAKEWPIGDIAQYIRLVEAIEPTADEEGGSYRLSERQVKAILELRLHRLTALGRDEIGDELKELAERIEELLAILADRVKLYAVMREELEEVRATYATPRVSEIAPAWDGLEDEDLIERDDMVVTVTMGGYIKRTALSTFRAQARGGKGRAGMATKDEDAVVELFVTSTHNPVLFFTNTGRVYRLKVWKLPEGGPSTRGRPMVNLLPLAEDERVTNVLPLPEDEAEWDRLGIVFATEQGMVRRNSMDAFTNVPTNGKYAMGFVEGSGDRLIGVRLVGETQEIFLASDAGKAIRFAATDARETKSRTGIGVRGMALKDDAKVVSLAVLDPLEADMETREAYLRAAAWKNNDAEPTLPPEQMEAMAEREEFILTITANGYGKISSAYEYRTIGRGGQGLTNIGAPESNPDRNGPVVASFPVHHGSQLMLVTDQAKLIRMPIQFRHLIENGFKEHKGWTVIGRGSAGVKIFDVAKGEHIVGAALIDESEEPENEAEEAVVEEMVERRGGGDETAPDTTAHSDRNIDDEPGG; translated from the coding sequence TTGAGCGACGACACCGAAATTCTCGATTCCCCCGCCCCCGGCGGCGATTACGACCGCATCGACATCGTCGATGAGATGAAGACCAGCTATCTCGATTACGCGATGAGCGTGATCGTCTCCCGCGCGTTGCCCGATGTGCGCGACGGATTGAAACCGGTCCATCGCCGCATCCTCTACGCGAGCCAGGAAGGCGGCTTCGTCGCCGGGCGGCCCTACCGCAAGAGCGCCAAGATCGTCGGCGACGTCATGGGCAACTACCACCCGCACGGCGACGCGGCGATCTATGATGCACTCGCGCGGATGACGCAGGACTGGTCGATGCGCGTGCCGCTGATCGACGGCCAGGGCAATTTCGGCTCGATGGACCCCGATCCTCCCGCCTCGATGCGCTACACCGAGGCGCGGCTTGCGCGGGTCGCCAACACCCTTCTCGACGATCTCGACAAGGACACGGTCGATTTCGTCGACAACTATGACGGTTCGACGAAAGAGCCCTCCGTCCTTCCGGCACGCTTTCCCAACCTCCTCGTCAACGGCGCGGGCGGGATCGCGGTCGGCATGGCGACCAATGTTCCGCCGCACAATCTGGGCGAAGTGATCGACGGCTGCCTCGCCTTCATCGAGAACCCGGCGATCACGTCGGAAGAGCTGATCGAATACATACCCGGCCCCGATTTCCCGACCGCGCCGCTGATCCTCGGCACCAGCGGGGCGAAGGCCGCCTACACCACCGGGCGCGGTTCGATCCTGATGCGCTGCCGCCACGAGGTCGAGGAAAAGCGCGGCGAAAAGCGCGCGATCGTGCTGACCTCGATCCCCTACCAGGTCGGCAAGTCCGGCCTCGTCGAAAAGATCGCCGAAGCCGCCAAGGACAAGCGGATCGAGGGCATTTCGGACATCCGCGACGAATCCTCGCGCGAAGGCGTGCGGGTTGTGATCGACCTCAAGCGCGACGCCTCGCCCGAGGTCGTGCTCAACCAGCTGTGGCGCTATACCCCGGCGCAGTCCTCCTTCCCCGCCAATATGCTCGCGATCCGCGGCGGGCGGCCCGAGACGCTCACCCTGCGCGACATCGTGCAGAGCTTCATCGGCTTCCGCGAGGAAGTCATCACCCGCCGCACCAAGTTCGAGCTGAACAAGGCGCGCGAGCGGGCGCATATCTTGCTCGGCCTTGTCGTCGCGGTGTCGAATCTCGACGAGGTGGTGGCGATGATCCGCGGTTCCTCCAATCCGGCCGAGGCGCGGGCCAAGCTTCTCGCCAAGGAATGGCCGATCGGCGACATCGCGCAATATATCCGCCTTGTCGAAGCGATCGAGCCGACCGCCGACGAGGAAGGCGGAAGCTATCGCCTTTCCGAACGGCAGGTGAAGGCGATCCTCGAATTGCGCCTCCACCGCCTGACGGCGCTGGGCCGCGACGAAATCGGCGACGAACTCAAGGAACTCGCCGAGAGAATCGAGGAACTGCTCGCGATCCTCGCCGACCGGGTGAAGCTCTACGCGGTCATGCGCGAGGAACTCGAAGAGGTCCGCGCGACCTATGCCACGCCGCGCGTTTCGGAAATCGCGCCCGCCTGGGACGGGCTCGAGGACGAGGACCTGATCGAGCGCGACGACATGGTCGTGACCGTCACCATGGGCGGCTATATCAAGCGCACCGCGCTCTCGACCTTCCGCGCGCAGGCGCGCGGCGGCAAGGGCCGCGCCGGGATGGCGACCAAGGACGAGGACGCGGTGGTCGAGCTGTTCGTTACCTCGACCCACAACCCGGTCCTGTTCTTCACCAACACGGGGCGCGTCTATCGCCTCAAGGTCTGGAAGCTGCCCGAGGGCGGGCCCTCCACGCGCGGGCGACCGATGGTCAACCTGCTGCCGCTGGCCGAGGACGAGCGCGTGACCAACGTGCTGCCCCTGCCCGAGGACGAGGCGGAGTGGGACCGGCTCGGCATCGTCTTCGCGACCGAGCAGGGCATGGTGCGGCGCAATTCGATGGACGCCTTCACTAACGTTCCCACCAACGGGAAATACGCGATGGGCTTTGTCGAAGGGTCCGGCGACCGACTGATCGGCGTGCGGCTCGTCGGCGAGACGCAGGAGATTTTCCTTGCAAGCGATGCGGGCAAGGCGATCCGCTTTGCCGCGACCGATGCGCGCGAGACCAAGAGCCGCACCGGCATCGGCGTGCGCGGCATGGCCCTGAAGGACGATGCCAAGGTCGTCAGCCTCGCCGTGCTCGACCCGCTCGAAGCCGACATGGAAACGCGCGAAGCCTACCTGCGCGCCGCCGCGTGGAAGAACAACGACGCCGAGCCCACCCTGCCGCCCGAGCAGATGGAGGCGATGGCCGAACGCGAGGAATTCATCCTCACCATCACCGCCAACGGCTACGGCAAGATTTCCTCGGCCTATGAATACCGCACCATCGGGCGCGGCGGACAGGGCCTCACCAATATCGGTGCGCCCGAAAGCAATCCCGACCGCAACGGGCCGGTCGTCGCGAGCTTCCCGGTGCACCACGGCTCGCAGCTGATGCTGGTGACCGACCAGGCCAAGCTGATCCGGATGCCGATCCAGTTCCGGCACCTCATCGAAAACGGCTTCAAGGAGCACAAGGGCTGGACGGTGATCGGTCGCGGCTCCGCCGGGGTCAAGATCTTCGACGTGGCCAAGGGCGAACACATCGTCGGCGCGGCGTTGATCGACGAAAGCGAGGAGCCGGAGAACGAGGCGGAAGAGGCCGTGGTCGAGGAAATGGTGGAACGGCGCGGCGGCGGGGACGAGACTGCGCCCGACACGACCGCGCATTCCGACAGGAACATTGACGACGAACCGGGCGGCTAG
- a CDS encoding type II toxin-antitoxin system RatA family toxin, with the protein MPGIRETRRLPYSAEQMFDLVADVKRYGEFLPWVIATRVRSDSETEMIADMVVGFKAIRESFTSRVLKRRPKEIEVIYLDGPLSDLDNVWTFRAIDERTCEIDFSVDFTFKNKLFERIAGQYFDRAFRKMVAAFEARADELYGNSNSSAHSVA; encoded by the coding sequence ATGCCCGGTATCCGCGAGACGCGCCGGCTCCCCTACAGTGCCGAACAGATGTTCGACCTCGTCGCGGACGTGAAGCGTTACGGCGAATTCCTGCCGTGGGTGATCGCGACCCGCGTGCGCTCCGACAGCGAGACGGAGATGATCGCGGACATGGTTGTGGGCTTCAAGGCGATCCGGGAAAGCTTCACCTCGAGAGTGCTCAAGCGCCGCCCTAAGGAGATCGAGGTGATCTATCTCGACGGACCGCTTTCGGACCTCGACAATGTCTGGACCTTCCGCGCAATCGACGAGCGCACCTGCGAGATCGATTTCTCGGTCGATTTCACCTTCAAGAACAAGCTGTTCGAGCGGATTGCCGGCCAGTATTTCGACCGCGCCTTCCGCAAGATGGTCGCCGCCTTCGAAGCGCGCGCGGACGAGCTTTACGGCAACAGCAATTCCAGCGCGCACAGCGTCGCCTGA
- the lipA gene encoding lipoyl synthase has product MNDLANTPQPQPEERPARQRKPDWIRVRAPAGEGYHETRRLMRELNLNTVCEEAACPNIGECWTKKHATVMILGDVCTRACAFCNVKTGMPRKVDPMEPENTAIAAAKMGLEHIVITSVDRDDLPDGGAMQFVKVIEALRRNTPDTTIEILTPDFRGKMRRAVEMICEAGPDVYNHNLETVPRLYPTIRPGARYYASLRLLEEVKAHNPLIFTKSGIMLGLGEERLEVHQVMDDMRSAEVDFITMGQYLQPTPKHAKVEEFVTPKAFDAYGAIARAKGFLQVASSPLTRSSYHAGDDFAKMRAAREERLAKQAARERA; this is encoded by the coding sequence ATGAACGACCTCGCGAACACGCCGCAGCCGCAGCCCGAAGAGCGTCCCGCCCGCCAGCGCAAGCCCGACTGGATCCGCGTCCGCGCGCCCGCCGGTGAAGGCTATCACGAAACGCGCCGCTTGATGCGCGAGCTCAACCTGAACACCGTGTGCGAAGAGGCCGCCTGCCCCAATATCGGGGAGTGCTGGACGAAGAAGCACGCGACCGTGATGATCCTCGGCGATGTCTGCACGCGCGCCTGCGCCTTCTGCAACGTCAAGACCGGGATGCCGCGCAAGGTCGACCCGATGGAGCCCGAGAACACCGCGATCGCCGCGGCGAAGATGGGGCTCGAACATATCGTCATCACCTCGGTCGACCGCGACGACCTGCCCGACGGCGGGGCGATGCAGTTCGTCAAGGTGATCGAGGCGCTGCGCCGCAACACGCCCGACACCACGATCGAGATCCTCACCCCTGATTTCCGCGGCAAGATGCGTCGCGCGGTAGAGATGATCTGCGAGGCGGGACCGGACGTTTACAATCACAACCTCGAGACCGTCCCCCGGCTCTATCCCACCATCCGCCCCGGCGCGCGCTATTACGCTTCGCTCCGCCTGCTTGAAGAGGTCAAGGCGCACAATCCGCTGATCTTCACCAAGTCGGGCATCATGCTCGGCCTCGGCGAAGAGCGCCTCGAGGTCCACCAGGTGATGGACGATATGCGCTCGGCGGAGGTCGACTTCATCACCATGGGCCAGTATCTCCAGCCGACACCCAAGCACGCCAAGGTCGAGGAATTCGTCACGCCCAAGGCGTTCGACGCATACGGCGCGATCGCGCGGGCCAAGGGTTTCCTGCAGGTCGCATCGAGCCCGCTGACGCGCTCGAGCTATCACGCGGGCGACGATTTCGCGAAAATGCGGGCCGCGCGCGAGGAACGCCTTGCCAAGCAGGCCGCGCGGGAAAGGGCCTGA
- a CDS encoding bifunctional 2-C-methyl-D-erythritol 4-phosphate cytidylyltransferase/2-C-methyl-D-erythritol 2,4-cyclodiphosphate synthase → MRDALPLPPFAAVVVAAGKGLRVGGELPKQFRTWRGRPLLRHSVEVLREAGAAPLLVVIAEGAEDHAREAIVDCEGVRFVTGGASRQDSVRAGLEALEPDAPVHVLIHDAARPDLPGAVIERLRGALADHPGAIPVLPVVDSIAVVGPRGTMADKAERDSLRRVQTPQAFRFEAILAAHRAWVGDTNAGDDAQVLAAHGGEVALVRGDERLKKITFAEDLMDDTGAAPFRVGQGFDVHRLEPGEELWLCGVKLDHDKGLGGHSDADVALHAITDAVLGAVGEGDIGTHFPPSDPQWAGARSGRFLEHAVGLAREAGYALANIDLTIICEAPKIGPHRPAMRAEVARLTGLDESAVSIKATTTERLGFTGRGEGIAAQAIVALSRAQRP, encoded by the coding sequence ATGCGAGACGCGCTTCCCCTTCCCCCCTTCGCCGCGGTTGTGGTGGCGGCCGGCAAGGGGCTGCGCGTCGGGGGCGAATTGCCCAAGCAGTTCCGCACTTGGCGCGGCCGGCCGCTGCTGCGCCATTCAGTCGAAGTCCTACGCGAAGCGGGCGCCGCGCCGCTTCTCGTGGTGATCGCCGAAGGCGCCGAGGACCACGCGCGCGAAGCGATCGTCGATTGCGAGGGCGTGCGCTTCGTCACCGGCGGCGCGAGCCGGCAGGATTCGGTTCGCGCGGGGCTTGAGGCGCTCGAACCTGATGCCCCCGTCCACGTCCTCATACACGATGCCGCACGGCCCGACTTGCCCGGCGCGGTGATCGAGCGGCTGCGCGGCGCGCTTGCCGACCACCCCGGTGCCATTCCCGTTCTCCCCGTGGTTGATTCCATTGCCGTCGTCGGGCCGCGCGGGACAATGGCGGACAAGGCCGAGCGCGACAGCCTGCGCCGGGTCCAGACCCCGCAGGCGTTCCGTTTCGAGGCCATCCTCGCGGCGCACCGCGCCTGGGTCGGCGACACCAACGCGGGCGACGATGCGCAGGTGCTCGCGGCGCATGGCGGCGAGGTCGCGCTGGTGCGGGGCGACGAGCGGCTCAAGAAGATCACTTTCGCGGAGGACCTGATGGACGATACCGGCGCCGCGCCCTTCCGGGTCGGACAGGGTTTCGACGTGCACCGGCTCGAGCCGGGCGAGGAGCTGTGGCTGTGCGGCGTGAAGCTCGATCACGACAAGGGGCTTGGCGGGCATTCCGATGCCGACGTGGCGCTCCACGCGATCACCGATGCCGTGCTCGGAGCCGTCGGCGAAGGCGACATCGGTACCCATTTCCCGCCGAGCGACCCGCAATGGGCCGGGGCGCGCTCCGGACGCTTTCTCGAACACGCGGTGGGACTGGCGCGCGAGGCGGGTTACGCGCTCGCCAATATCGACCTCACGATCATCTGCGAGGCCCCGAAAATCGGCCCCCACCGCCCGGCCATGCGCGCCGAAGTCGCGCGGCTGACCGGGCTCGACGAGAGCGCGGTCAGCATCAAGGCGACCACGACCGAAAGGCTCGGCTTCACCGGACGCGGCGAGGGAATCGCCGCGCAGGCGATTGTTGCCCTTTCGCGCGCGCAGCGCCCGTGA